The Colias croceus chromosome 6, ilColCroc2.1 genome contains the following window.
gAAAGCTGTTAGCAAACAAACAGACCGGGGTGACCTTCCAATGCATTGTTTACATCTCGAAATGCAACGTATATTGATGGACTGAAATAGATGTTATAAATGCGTTGTTGCTTTTGCGACTTTTAGCCAACTGTGTTGacatttatttatgctaaatattttttgagcaACTGCAGTTGATCAACAATGTGAGACGCAGTGTAGCCAGCAACATGTTGATAGCAACTCCTCAACACGTTGATTCATCTTTGTAATAACCAAACTTCTATGAACATGGGTTTTATATGCAACCGCGCGGTTTTCTATATCCTCGTCAAACGTTTTCATAATAGTTCTGAAATATAGTAACTATTTAATTAGAAAAGATTTAATGCATGCAAACCTACGTTTATTTCCTTATTTGGCACGCATTCAGAATACGGCAATGTTATGACAACGCAACGTCGTGACAAGGCAATAGATTCTTCCTAATTAGATGTGTATTGTATATAGAATTGTAGGTACGgataactatttatatttatccaAAGCTcttttaatattcttattttattttatttaaaccacAGGTTTTAACCATCGAATGTACAGATCCAATCGGATTTTATGTAGTGAGCTGCGGTTAtacttgtattaattatattatttttttaatgctcGATTACCTAACCGATTATAAAGCTAAATAGTTATAAAGCTTGTGTCACATTCAGCCATTCTAAATTAATACTAGGTTTGTATTGCCAGGCAATGGACGCTCGTAAAACTCAAAATGTGGTTTATAGTGGCAAATAACTTGCGACGACTCAATTTGTTTCATTACTCgctatttttacaatttatgacTAGTgcacattattaatatttatgaatactaGATTACTagctttatattttcattatcgTTTTTTGCTTTGATGTTTTGCGAAAATGGATTACATggattacaaaaataaaaaaaacggaAATGTATCGATGCGAACTGCGAAGAAACTTGTAATTATCTGAAAAATGAATACGTACATAGGAAAAGCATAGAATATAAGTGCCTTTATTCAGTTCGATGAGGATGTTCGAGATGTATtgctgatttatttatttatttatttagctttCGGCCGTTTTCAGACTATGACTACTGAATTTCCGCTActaattttactaaattaaatacctactttgaATACAATCATGAGATATTTacttatgatgaaatttaatttatttcttgactATTCTCGCTATCTGTATTGTGATAATTGTTTGTTGCATGGagcaattgttttatttatctgtttgtatattatttagctATTATTGTATATTCAATGACAATATTTGGGCtcctcatttaattttattttctaagaagacattgtttttaaagtgaaatttttattaagtacatcgtctcaaactttttggtctgtgtagcgcatgtcgcgtgacgcacgatacgtacgataattatcgtacaaatacgataatttttagttaaatgtctatacttagtgtgaaaaaaagtttcacttttaccgtggtttcataaaaccacacaacatttttattaaaataaataattaaattcaattccCGTCAGCATAAATCTGTTGTAACTACCTATTTAcctgaaaatacaaaatacaattttgtttttagcgATTAAGAAACAAAGTCAATAGGTTCAATGACCTATTTATCTGAAGAGAATCTTTTTTTGTTACAGAAATATGTGGTCAGCACGGATCGAAGTGGCGATATTCACGTGCATGTTCAGGtaggtttaaaattattaatgtaaagaTTGACACACTAATCGATTCTGGTCcgatttttcattaataataataggcaGAAAGAGaaagtagaaaaataataaaaaaaatgtgtgcgtgtactagtgcatgtacacacgtaagaagtgaaacttctttatgaccttatttttcaaaaaaacaaatactatattatgcaactttacagaaatatgtcGAATCACGcctggtagggataagaaaaagatggcgcgtaacggaaaaatgtcacgcgtaacgaaaaaatgttacactaaatttttttccaaccccgataaacaagtttcacttcaaaaaataatataggtatttcgGTGGTGAAGCGGCTAACTTGCTAACTGCTGTATAAAGGAGTTGAAATAAACGCAGACTTAAGCAATAAAAGTGAAATGGGACACAGAATAATGGTAGATTTGCGTAAATGTCGGATCTAAATTATCACGGTTAAAATGTCATCTTGACATTAAATTCGTAAAAGAATTATCAAGGTTTCATTcctttttatgaaaatactaTGTTGCTTCTAAGAtactgtttaaaaaatatattttttaattaattttatagccTTCTAAGATAGGTAGTagaggtatattttattcatttattgacTCCTATCAATTTCAAATAGTGTGTTGTTTGCATTTACGAATGAAAAGGcgctttaaattttataatattatttttcacgcAAACAAAAGGGAGTTATTCCGAAGAATGGACAAGTAAGTAAGACATACCTACCTGTAATATATCGCAATAGgctacttttttaaattttactggACATggatttatgaatataatatgtaacctACCTAATACGCGGCTTAGCAAATTAAGTATTAACTAGGGTAGgtattatagattttttcaTTGGAAGGGATATAACTttgtttttagaaataattatatggaaaattttacaaaaatacaagaagaagaaatttcaaatacaaatattcagttaccataaattttatcataaaaattgttgggttataacttataagatTAACGAAGCGAAGGTACGTGCAAATTtgtaagtaaaataaagaaacaaataacCTTAGCTGgaattaggtacataaatataatcgtcataatttacaataagtccgtaaataataattaatgaaacaatGTAAACAAACGTTCGCGTTGgtatttctaataaataaataaataataatttgatctTCCTTTAGTActtattcaaaacaatattattttaaagtagttagttctaaaaaatattatttatagctaccgtctaaattctaaattaattttctaagtTTAAACCGTTCGCGTTCCAATGAATTGAAgacacatttatttttttctttgtctcAATTATAGAGTAAAAAAGACTTttcgcaaaaaaaaaatacagaaattttCAAACTACACTGACATTTACGACAAAGTGCAAAGAAATAACCAGAGGAAAcactaaacaaaaaaaagctTAAAATGTTAACATTTGGCTTGAAGGTTATTCGACTTTTttagttatatgtattttgatataCTTTTGTATCCTCTGTCTTTCTTTGATAGAGGTATTACAGTATCATTTTCATATCACAAGCGATCAAAAGAAATAAAGCCTTCAATACCTCTTTTACCTTTTTGATAAATTGCAAAATAGGAGAAAGCGTTTGCGAACAAATTTACATGTAATAAGAAAGGTCGGTGATAGACATTGTTCCTATCTGTATTCTGTAATACTGAAACCTGATCCAAATTGAATTGCACGAATTCGTAAGATGAAGGATCTATTTCATTTCCTTTTCCATTATTATGATGTTATGAATATTTGATATATCATTGAATAATTAGGATGGATCTAACTTGGATAGATAAAtcgttatatttaatttatttttttataatatttcggcacaattttcacacacggcacgatctgatcccatactaagcttttcgcttgtgttatggaaaccagatggctgataaacatatatacatatataattttaaatgaatacttataaattaactCCCAGACATAGAGCAaacaaacatctatgttcatcacacaaatatttgtccCGGgtatcgaacccacgacctctggcttggaaggcagggccactaccaaccaagcaaaccggtcagtcaaatgCAAATACGATACTGATAATAATAGATTgattgatattaatattttgatagtttCTAAAGTACATTTTTGTCTAGGTACAAAATCAACCTCAaactgaaacatttatttattcaataagacttcttcgagaagcacttttgaaacgtcaatacatatttttaacatttaccaccgattcggaaagcagtatctatggagaagaaccggcaagaaactccatagttgctcttttaaatcatttcagtattacaatttcaaAGACCATCAATCCTTATTCATgcttaaaactaaaaacatgAGTGAAGTAGGTATAGAAAATTATACACCCGAAATTAATGTACAAAGTATACAAAAAGTTAAATGTCTACATACCTACTTGCACGcgtattaatttaacatttgtaTGCTTTCAGGGTGACCTAAGCCAACAAGACAAAAGATGCGTTTTCCTCACCGTTCACGATCTGGGAACCAATCGTAAGTATAACGTATACCTACTCAGTTGGTATTATAACtgtggtattatattattaactgtggcttaacaaaattattattttcaaattatctaaAGTGCTCatgaaataaattcaaaatccttttattgtaaactaggtttcatcccgcggcttcgcccgcgcagtcaaagaaaacccgcatagttcccgttcccgtgggatttctgggattgcgtcattttcccggcataaaaagtagcctatgtcctttgtcgggtatcaaaatatctccatatcaaatttcatgaaaattggttctgtagtttaggcgtgattgagtaacagacagagttactttcgcatttataatagatattagtatggataggtataacgattttttatttaccggaaaaacaaaaaaaagggCGTTTTTACTTCTTAGAACTTGTGTTatattgtacaatgtacatattgttttttgttcattGTACCTAtcttaaacaattattaacataattcgACTGTActtctttaattaaattttataataaatacaaaaacgGCATGAACTTTACTGTTGTTATTGATGCAAAAAACGTAAGcgtgtaaatttttttatttagtttttattaggTAACTGTATGAATGAATACAATTAACATCTTTTAATCGCTTATAAGTTTTTACTTGTATAAAATGGCGACGATagtgatattaaaaaaaataacattgactTTTCAAGAACTTTTCATAACTTTGTTATTCTTTCGGCTAAAACTCTGTATAACTGTAAAATCCATTCGTTATTGGTGATAAATTTGAATTAGGacttaattcaaatttatcctcaacaattataaaaaaaaatatatgtgggtatactaaaataaaaattgccaGGTATAACTAAGCCTTTTTAGTTGGACAAACGAAGTCCAGAACTCCAGACAAATCAATAGTgattcaaatttgttttttattatgaatacgCGGTTTAAATCaatacctatatgtatatttgtttgCCAGATACATCAATGGTGGACTTTGTGAACAGTCCTGCGATGTCTGAAATCAAAGAGCGGTCGTGTTTCATCCATGTTGATGTTCCGGGACATGAGGAGAACTCGCCAGATCTACCTGAATCGTAAGTCTAGTTTAGATTGATTTTAGTGCTTGTGGTAGAAGTGTAAATTAGGTactgatatttttttcctaacaTGGATTAGAAGTACCAAATACTTACCCAGTCAAATAAGTATTTGGTGGAATCTTTGGTAGGTACTATCTCTATTAGGTACACCattcttaaattttaattttattttctgatGTAATAGCTTACATATTAACagaaatataggtactttatgtttcataaaaaaagaatcgaggatattataatgctatcttttattttctgcCCTGCAATAATGGTTTTTGgcatttatgtaattttttaatatgtaaatgtaaatttaatatttcaaaagtctattatgtaggtaatataatgCATCGCATGCTGGATCCAAAACATAAGTACACTTGCAGGTACCCATTCCCATCCCTCCAAACGCTCGGCGAGGACATGGTGACGGTGTTGGACTTTTTGCACGTGCGCTACGCGGTCGGGCTCGGGGAAGGCGCTGGGGCTAACGTGCTCGCGCGCTGCGGACATGCGCACCCGCGCCGCTTGCTCGGTATgtgtacatacctacatatacacgagataatacaaattacaagCATAGGTATACACTATACACATCCACCCGCGCACCCGTTGCTCGGTATTTACACACACAGAACAGGCATACACGCACGCAAAAGACACCCATACGCATACATTGAGATGTACacatggagacgacaccgcctacatcacttatgttccgctcaacatacgccatatggcgtaactgcacgctcattttttatttgttttaaagtgaaacgcgtCAAATACATATGctttcgtgtgtgttacgatattgcacaaataatacaaataatacggaaaagtgcaaaggaataactttcatcggtaagtacctaactagataataatttttaaaacttagagcaaaaaaatggcgcacagattttgttcgtagtgtctcctccatacgtagtacgGTAGTAATATCATCTCAATGTACGCATACTGCTTTACGCGTTCGGGCACCCGCACACATACACACAGAGTGCATGCGCGCACACACTGCGCTACTCGGTCGCGCTCGCGGAAGGCGCTGCGCGTGCTAACATGCTCGTGACATGACATGCGCACCCGCGCCGCTTGCTCGGTAGGTACACACACCCACACACACCCCGTCCGactagggcccttctggcctcctccactcaagcgacagcccaagccgaggttcgagatccccgtcaaggggggacgcccttgtgcatgtcgctaccagggtgaaccttcagttcaccctcgcgtccgcgttaaaatgtaaaagcccttctggctaacattgagaaacaccttacaaaaaaaaaatacatataaatttaaataataagaaatagaaacatatttcattaaatttgatGTAGTAACGAAAATTAgataatagattattatttattatctattacgGCATCGCATTATCATGTTTTTCTTGtaagcaaaaaaaaacattgtaatGAACATCGTATCTTAGATAAGTATATCGCCTTACActgtattttttgaaaaaaaaaaagttgttgaatatttcattaaatctaaaaaatgaTAACTACTTACAAGTTTGAAAATaacctttattttttagttttttttatgaataattaatatcttttaataataataatatatttcttaattttgtCTTAAATGGAGCACACTTCCTCAATgttatataaacataaatatttttttttcattatgatgatttgaaaaaaaatccatGCGGTGATTAAGATGATTTATAGTCAAACTGTTacgaattaatattaaaattatgataatatccctatttttttgtattgagtCGGTTACTAGGCGATAGTATAATAATCATCTTTATATTCGGTGTAAAATgggatttttataaaataaatatcataaaacaGAAGAGTTTGGTAGAATTAATTTGAAAGAGTTAGATAGAGTCAGGATTTACTATGGCTCGATTATTTTTGTGTCGGATAGTCCATATATCCAGTAAGGCTTTTGTTGAAtgcaaattcaaattcatctTTGAAAgtcaaataaatacttaaatatttcaggacaattttcacacacggcacgatctgaccCCATACCAatctttcgcttgtgttatggacaccagatggctgataaacatacatataataataattttaaataaataggtacttatacagataataaataattaacactcagacacagagcaaacatttatcacacaaatatttgccctgggtgggaattgaacccacgacctctggcttggaaggcagggttacttactaccaaccaagccaaccggtcagtcgaGGTGAGTCAAAGTAAACGCCAAATGCCTCTACCAATATGCACCTACTTACTATCTTTCTTTCACAAAAACATTAAGAATAAGAGATTAAGAGTAGCCTAACCTAGCCTATCGATATCATTTGCAATGGGAATGGGATTTTGAACGAatagcataaaataatgaaaggaCCAAATATAGGTCATataacaaaattgtattttgtttaccattaaaaagttatatcaATGTCATTATAatttgacgacgcggttggcgcagtggtaaagtgctgcctactgagccgacggtcccgggttcgatccccggtcagggcaaatatttgtgtgatgaactcaattatttgttcttgggtctgggtgttattatctatatatgtatttattaaacattatatttatcgtcgcctagtacccacaacacaagccttaattgagcttactgtgggactaggtcgatttgtgtaataatgtcctataatatttattatttatttatttatttatatatggtAATACTGTGCTAGTGCAGTGTTACCGTGCTGTAGTCTCCCTGCAGCTCTGAACAACACAGTTATAGTacgattcaaacttaatggcggCTCGGAAGTTAGGTGCAGGTGCGATTGCGGGTGCGCACAGGTCTCACAGGTCCCTTAACGTCCCACTAATACCTAAAGTAACATTGTTTTCTGCGCATCGGATCATACGATGTTACCAACCGCCAATAAGTTTGAATCCATGCTTATATttctttacttatattataaagctgaagagtttgtttgaacgtgctaatctcgggaactactggtctgatttaaaaaattcttacggtgttagatagcccattcatcgaggaaggctatagggtaTATATTATCTCGCTAAGcccaacaagagcggagcactgcgggtaaaaccgcgaagTGCACTAGTCGTACTATAACACTAGTGTCTCGCGCCAGGTCTGATACTAGTGAACTGCACGGCGTCCGCGTCGTCCGTAGCGGACGCGTTCCGCTCGCGCTTCTCGCGCTGGCGCGGCGCCGACATGTCGCACTCTGAAGAGGACTTCCTCGTCTACCACAAGTTCGGACACGTGAGTTGTATGCGCATGCCCTGTGTGCACTATCGCTACCAGGTAATACGTAATAGACGCTTGTTCGCGCGTGCTTGGTGTTTGGATTTGGTTAGGTAGGGTAAAGAAAGATGGGTTTTATAGGAAGAAAAGCAGGATATATGCATTGGTTAGGAAGGTCTCAAGTAGAAAGGGGAATGtagttaaaacattttttggttactatttgtttttttttttgtagctTAATAGCGAACTAGAGGGGCTTAAAACTGTTTTTGGATTCTTTCAGGGTTCCGAATCACACAGGAAAACTCTTAAAGTTTTGTTGTCCATCTGGCTTAAGTAAAGTAGGTACGTCACAGTATTCTGTACACAAAACCTAATAAAAACTAGCTTAAAcgtatataggtacttaggttTTTTCAAATGTCACAATAGTAATCTGCAATCGCGtgatcaacaaaaaaattaatacactTAATAAGTCGTTTTTATAGAACAATCATTACAACACAATGCACCTAGATTCAAAATTGTAGGTTAAAGTTAATCGCGATCgaaataattaggtacatcCCCCAAAATTCGTCTCTAATATTAGACCGTCATGgtcatgaaattttatatacttacaataacaatttatgAATAGATAGTAGTTTTTCTATATGTATAGTgaaataatcaatttatttgacAATTAGCgattcaatgtaaaaatattttcagcaTAAGGAactgtacatacataataggTTATTCTGTAATTTcattcacataatatacaaattaaggaaaaaaaaattgacaccACCGCTTTGATCTTTGCTAATTTTATAGGCATTTtccatcgaaaaaaaaaatcattttacgTCATTCGAAGCAGAATAATCAATCAACGTAAACGTGAGTTTTTGTTGTCAATTGTCATTACTACACTGACTACAAGAAGGGCAAAAAATAGTACAAAGTAATTACCTTTCAAGTCATTTTGTCAGTGACATGGGttatagaattattatttttacgggttattatgtattttgtttttaatttttaaatttccatgtataacataatatgaagaaGCAGCTTGAGAATATacctttgaaaaaaaaaacatttttaaattgtagttAGTTTTTTTGGGAATTTCATTACCTGTTTCGAATCTATTAGGACTTATGTCAGTAAGTGTAGGAAGTCCAAACACCAATCAtgctttttttctttattttcgtGGTAAGGAATGCGTTTTTTTATGTCTTTTTGCAAGTAGTCGATTGAAATTGAAGCATTTTTGTCCTATTTACAATTTTCCCATGTAAAAAACCTGTTccttacttaattttttttcgatctcttttatttcttttcttttatacACTGTTGCTTTAAGTCATTAGTTAGCGTTTGTTTTTGTTCATTACAACTAGTTCTCACACGTAGTTAGTCATcccaatataatttattatctagattttatctacaaaaataatgactgcttattataaattagtgtAAAATATGATCATTCCTTTTAATGGCGACATTAAATTTACTTATTCATAACATAATGGATTTCTtagatttaattcataataacaactgttaatacgaattttatttgaataataaagcttccttattaatatacttcatattatgtgttaaatatacctatgtttTTGTTGAGTCTAATCTTGTTTTGTTCTGTCTgatcgatataaaaatacaaaacttaTGTAAAATACCTAAATCGCTCattgaaacttttttcttttaattgggTAGCACGGTAGTTGAGCattttttgtaagtttttaCTGATTTTTGAGCTTTCTACAAGGCATGAAGTAAATGAATAATACTATACCGTTTTTATGAGTTATTTGTTTTACTGCGATTAAGAGCCGATTTCGCCATGTTTGAAAGCGATTTATACATAcacgtttaaaaataatataactttgTCTGTCGTATTgacataataattacctatatcaTTATGTAACAGAAACTACTATAACCTCGTCATCGAGATATTTTAACCGTTTACTAAGTAAAGCTATAAGATGTCAAAATCAGCTCtcaacaagaaaaaaaatgtgtgcgtgtactagtgtacacacgtaagaagtgaaacttatttatgaccttatttttcttaaagtaatttactatatgcaactttacagaaatacatcgaatcacgcgtggtagggataagaaaaagatggcgcgtaacggaaaaatgtcacgcgtaacgaaaaaatgttacactaaatttttttccagccccgataaagaagtttcacttcaaaaaatttaaaaaaagaaacaatcaGCCAATTAGCAACATTTTAACAGAAAATTCCAAGCGAGTCGTGCGAAGCGGCGGAACGCGAGCGCACACTCGCGGAGTACCGCTCGCGGCTGCGCGGGAACCTCAACACGCACAACATCAAGCAGTACGTGCGCGCGTTCATCAAGTGAGTACAACACCAACCGCTCTACACTCACACTACACACGCACACAGTACACACTAGTGAGTACAACAACAACACCAGTCACACAACACACTACCCAGTACGcactacacacacacacaaacaatcGCTACTCATGTTATACGGATTACTTTCTTCGATAGTTTGTATGAAAGAA
Protein-coding sequences here:
- the LOC123692738 gene encoding uncharacterized protein ZK1073.1 isoform X9; its protein translation is MERKRSRRASLSAEQRRRLSMLRTSSIPTPLSSKYVVSTDRSGDIHVHVQGVIPKNGQGDLSQQDKRCVFLTVHDLGTNHTSMVDFVNSPAMSEIKERSCFIHVDVPGHEENSPDLPESYPFPSLQTLGEDMVTVLDFLHVRYAVGLGEGAGANVLARCGHAHPRRLLGLILVNCTASASSVADAFRSRFSRWRGADMSHSEEDFLVYHKFGHVSCMRMPCVHYRYQKIPSESCEAAERERTLAEYRSRLRGNLNTHNIKQYVRAFINRKDLVLRGCRPDILLITGTQSPYLSVVERMYKELDKDKVTILKVDRAGDVLAEAPAKVAQSLLLFCQGQGLLTSLPPPGVERRMSRAMSMEEYDKPNIRRLSLTPNTAETPPPRKL
- the LOC123692738 gene encoding uncharacterized protein ZK1073.1 isoform X7: MERKSVIKMFRPNLFRGLSVDSADSGEYNLDRSRRASLSAEQRRRLSMLRTSSIPTPLSSKYVVSTDRSGDIHVHVQGDLSQQDKRCVFLTVHDLGTNHTSMVDFVNSPAMSEIKERSCFIHVDVPGHEENSPDLPESYPFPSLQTLGEDMVTVLDFLHVRYAVGLGEGAGANVLARCGHAHPRRLLGLILVNCTASASSVADAFRSRFSRWRGADMSHSEEDFLVYHKFGHVSCMRMPCVHYRYQKIPSESCEAAERERTLAEYRSRLRGNLNTHNIKQYVRAFINRKDLVLRGCRPDILLITGTQSPYLSVVERMYKELDKDKVTILKVDRAGDVLAEAPAKVAQSLLLFCQGQGLLTSLPPPGVERRMSRAMSMEEYDKPNIRRLSLTPNTAETPPPRKL
- the LOC123692738 gene encoding uncharacterized protein ZK1073.1 isoform X10, yielding MYLNGIADFFTRHRECLERKYVVSTDRSGDIHVHVQGVIPKNGQGDLSQQDKRCVFLTVHDLGTNHTSMVDFVNSPAMSEIKERSCFIHVDVPGHEENSPDLPESYPFPSLQTLGEDMVTVLDFLHVRYAVGLGEGAGANVLARCGHAHPRRLLGLILVNCTASASSVADAFRSRFSRWRGADMSHSEEDFLVYHKFGHVSCMRMPCVHYRYQKIPSESCEAAERERTLAEYRSRLRGNLNTHNIKQYVRAFINRKDLVLRGCRPDILLITGTQSPYLSVVERMYKELDKDKVTILKVDRAGDVLAEAPAKVAQSLLLFCQGQGLLTSLPPPGVERRMSRAMSMEEYDKPNIRRLSLTPNTAETPPPRKL
- the LOC123692738 gene encoding uncharacterized protein ZK1073.1 isoform X11; amino-acid sequence: MYLNGIADFFTRHRECLERKYVVSTDRSGDIHVHVQGDLSQQDKRCVFLTVHDLGTNHTSMVDFVNSPAMSEIKERSCFIHVDVPGHEENSPDLPESYPFPSLQTLGEDMVTVLDFLHVRYAVGLGEGAGANVLARCGHAHPRRLLGLILVNCTASASSVADAFRSRFSRWRGADMSHSEEDFLVYHKFGHVSCMRMPCVHYRYQKIPSESCEAAERERTLAEYRSRLRGNLNTHNIKQYVRAFINRKDLVLRGCRPDILLITGTQSPYLSVVERMYKELDKDKVTILKVDRAGDVLAEAPAKVAQSLLLFCQGQGLLTSLPPPGVERRMSRAMSMEEYDKPNIRRLSLTPNTAETPPPRKL
- the LOC123692738 gene encoding uncharacterized protein ZK1073.1 isoform X2, which produces MERKSVIKMFRPNLFRGLSVDSADSGEYNLDRSRRASLSAEQRRRLSMLRTSSIPTPLSSVSHIYHLLVCPRKCCNQKYVVSTDRSGDIHVHVQGDLSQQDKRCVFLTVHDLGTNHTSMVDFVNSPAMSEIKERSCFIHVDVPGHEENSPDLPESYPFPSLQTLGEDMVTVLDFLHVRYAVGLGEGAGANVLARCGHAHPRRLLGLILVNCTASASSVADAFRSRFSRWRGADMSHSEEDFLVYHKFGHVSCMRMPCVHYRYQKIPSESCEAAERERTLAEYRSRLRGNLNTHNIKQYVRAFINRKDLVLRGCRPDILLITGTQSPYLSVVERMYKELDKDKVTILKVDRAGDVLAEAPAKVAQSLLLFCQGQGLLTSLPPPGVERRMSRAMSMEEYDKPNIRRLSLTPNTAETPPPRKL